In Drosophila busckii strain San Diego stock center, stock number 13000-0081.31 chromosome 3R, ASM1175060v1, whole genome shotgun sequence, the sequence GCAGGAGGAGGATGAGTCAAAGCAAACCAGCGAAGGCATGTCTGCATATGCGCTCTATGTGCGCAAGATACTTGAGAAATATTTGCTCTACGTAGATCCAGAAGTTAACCAAGAGGAGGCTACACTGGGCATTACCGAATTGGTCAAGCAAGCCGTTAAGGTGGCACAAAAAATTCATACAGTAagcaaatgtgcaacaaatgctgctgcctttagtttaaacttttgcttgcagttaaAAGAGGAAGCTGAGAACATTACCAAGCCTTCGAAGAATCCTGTGGAGGATATTGTGTATGTAACGCTGCTGGATTTGCAGAATCAAACAGATAAGCGCATTGCACCACAGTCTATGCCCATTTGGCAGCGATATATGCAACTGATGCTGGCTGGCACCAAGCATGCTGCTCCGGCTAATATTATAACCAGCCAGGCGGATATTTACTATTTGCAAAGCATTGTGGAGTTTCTGCAAGAGACGCCTGCGGCACACATTGAGTCCTATTTGTGGCTGAGCACTTTGGAAGAGCTGGTGCTGCATACCACTAGCGATATGCGACTACTACATGCGGAGTATATGCGCCTAGTCATTGGCACTGAAGGCAGCACGCCGCGCTCGCTTTACTGCGCACATGGCGTCAACTCGCTGTTTGGCATGGCCGTCAGCTATGTGCTGGCGGATGAGCGATTTACGAGCGAAACGCTGCCACGTGTGAAGCGCATGCTGAGCGATATACGTCGCTCTTTTGACAAGCTGGTGCATAGCACCAGCTGGATGGATGCCAGAACCAAGCAGCAGACAATGCTCAAGTCTGCTGAGATGCGCACCTTCATAGGCTTTCCGGAGTGGCTGACCAACGACACGGCCTTGAATGATTATTATGCTGGCGTGCAGGTCAATGCCAGCACTCACTTGGACAATCTTATGGGATTTGTGCACTGGCAAATGATGGGCAAAATCAATAACATGGATCAGCCGGAACCCATTGGCTGGGCAACAGCGCCGTCGAATGTGAACGCCTTTCATACGTTtcaatcaaatgcaataaGTAGATTCTGACAGGCCACATGTTGTTCGTAATCTCTAGCAATTTCTATTCGCAGCCGTGCCCATTGCCATACTGCAGTATCCGTTTTACGGCCTTGGTCTTGAGTAAGTTGGCCAGCGCACATAGCAATCAACAGCACACGCTTCTCTACACTGCACGCACGCTCTGCACTCAATTTTGCGGCATTAATCCCCTTAAGCTAGCAACTCAATTACACTGTTCGTTCGCATTCTTATTAGAGCTATGAATTACGGCTCAATTGGAACCATACTGGGACACGAGCTGACGCATGGGTTTGATGACAGCGGCAGGCGCTTTGATAGAGCCGGCAACATGGTCGAGTGGTGGTCCAACTCGACCATCAATGAGTATGTCAATCGCACCGAATGCTTTGTGGACCAATACAGCCACTATTACTTGCCGGACATTGGCGAATACGTACGTAGTCGAGCGAAAACGGGCCaagaaaagtaaataaatgtattgcaGATTGATGGGGAGCTCACGCTGGGCGAGAACATAGCCGACAATGGTGGCATGCGTGAGGCCTATCACGCTTATCGTCTCTATACCAAGGAGATGGGTAAggagcagcttaagctgcccGGTCTGGAGCACTATACGCACGAGCAGCTGTTCTTTATAGCATTTGGGAATCTTTGGTGCGAGTCTTATACGCCAGCTGCCTCCCGATTTGCACTGGAGGACTCACATTGTCCCGGGCAAATACGGCTAAAGGGCGTCTTGTCCAATTCCGAGGAGTTTGCACGCACGTTCAAGTGTGCCAGAGGAACTGTCATGAATCCGCAGCAGCCCAAATGCCGCATTTGGTAATGTCTGCTGCACAACAATGAAGTGATTTTTCTACCTACCATAGttcatttattaacaaatacgAAAcgtttttatgcgctttttctattaaaaacatataaaataaaaaatttaattaactaaatgcatttttcaaaCAGCTTTAGACCGCAGCGTattgttaaactttttgcagATTTGTTGAAAATGAAAGTAGCGCTTGAAAGTATGCAGCAGTTGCTATTATAGAAACAGTAAGTACACAAACCAATGAGCGCAAGTAACAACCAATCCCACCACACCACCATATGCATATTCACCACTTTACTAACaagcacatatgtatgtatattttgaagtggattattaatttgttttcgaTGTTGTTTACATTGAGTCAATATTTATAGtacacatttattaaatagacATGTCATATACATAGAGCTAGTGAAATCTAGTATGACTTCAGCATATCTTTGGTTGTTGTAATTCCTAATGAGAGAGGCTGCATTCAGAATTGTGTGGAACTATGAGTGCTTAGGCCGTTTACATGCAATGCGCCAAAGGTGGTTCGCGGCTCCAAGTTAGCCTGCGTTTCTGGAGCGGAAGCTACCGCAAGACAGTGGTCTCGGCACATGAAAATTGGCTCTAAATacataagaaaaaataaaacagcagaTATTAGTGGAGCTTTGAGCACATTTATTGGCCACTTACCATTTGCATAGAATTCGTGCGCAGTTTTCGTCTTGTGCTGATGTAGGTGGTGCAGGTGTTCACACGATGTAGGTGGAATGCATCGTCGGTGCCTGACAATCCAAGTGGCGTGTAAAAAGTTGGAAGGAGAAGATGACAACAAACCACAATTAGGCAAATGGAAGCAATGCTGTTATACTAAAATACTTCAACATGTTTTATGTTACTTAattgtggtgtgtgtgtgtgtctgttggcGCATGCAGTACTGTGTTTACGACCCGAAAAACATGCTACAACGGCATATACAGCTGATGCtcgcaaattgctgctgcttggcaccaaaggcaattttatttaaatgttaaaagtcTGATTACTTCTATcgatacaatttaattaaagcaacttgACACAATGTGCAATCTAAAAGGTTAAGCTGATTAATATCAAAAGCAGCTTCTGAGCTTAagtatttaagtatttaaatttgcgaACTTCAACTGTATAgattttgatttgtgtgctTGTATAAAAGAGCTAAGAGCAACTACGAGTAGATTTGAAAAGTACTAGAGAGAAGAGAGGCACCTAATGCGTAATTTAGGTTTCCTGACTAGACCATCACCATTTCGGCGATTGTATTTGAAGGTCATCTCACCGGTTGCTTCATAGCTGCGCTCGTTGCGACTGCGCAAGTATCGATGcagacaacagcagcgtcGCAATCCCGGCACGCGATACATGATCTGCAAGAATCCGCCACGGAAACGCGCATTCATATAGCAGTAAATGATGGGATTGTAGCAGCTATGCGACATGGCCAGCCAATGAAAAGCAAACCACACATACGGCAATGGCTTCCAATCGTTGAACTTTTCATCAttgagcagcaactgcaacgaaATTGTTCAAGTAGCAAATTAAGTAGCAGCACAAGTGCAAGTCAAAGTACTCACCTGCAGTATGTTAaatggcagccagcagctggtGAAGACAATGACAACAGTCAGCATCATTTTGATCATCTGCAAGTAGAGCAAGTTAATAGTAACTGTGGCTTGAACTGGCAGTCAAAGGTTAGCGCTGCGGTCAAAGTTCAGACACGCGTCTTCTTTGTTTTACTTAACGAGCTGTAACAAGCGCAAGCTAAACCAATAGACAACTGCTCATAAAATagctttgtttaaacatttgccaAGTCAGTGGGCAACTAAATCCAAGCACACAATCTTTTGCAGCATCAATGCTCGTTTGGCTGCGCAATCATCTAGTCTATAACACAACTGATTTCAGTAGCATAAAaccaaaatgcataaaatctAGACGCTTATATGGGTACTATGCTTAAAAAATCATCTTTTTATGCGTTTCTTGAATGGCGCTGTAGCTGACGGCGCGGAAATGATTTTCTATTGAGTTTCGGCAAAGACGACATTGTGTATCGATTTTATGAGCGCACCTGTGTGCGCTTTAAGTAATTCTGggtagtaaataaaaatattttgattcaAGCAGCAGTACTGCAAAATAAGTTCTAAAGCCGCcagtttactttaaatttttagcataaataatattgattttaGCAAGGCAGCTTTGTGGCCATAAACttgcaattatattaaagCTTTGAGTTTAATGCGTTTTTATCTGAActgaaagcaacaaattttgcttttatgactAGTTCTAGTTGCGTAATCAGCTATAGTGCTAGCCTTCGCGCATTTTAGCCAGCTTATGCACGCAATTTTCCAGCAGCGATTCAGTTTTATGATGAGCTCATTGGCCACGTTAAACACGTGTCTTTACCTTAGCCTTTAAGTGCACGACTAAGCTGTTGAACTTATTTGCCAATCAGCTCGAGTTAAGCCAACATAGTCATAGTGCTAAAGCCAAACATTTGCGGCTTGCCAATATTAAAGTCAGCAAATGCCAATAATCTTATAATATGTGATGtttgattgaattttgatGCTGCCGGCTGTGCTCAATAAGCGGCgctttgcatatattttatctgCTTGTAACAAAAACCGCATGTTATGAATTTATTCAATGGCATGCATAAGAGCAAAAAGGCTGCCAGTTCTAAATATAGCCcctttttgcagctgctgctcgtgaCGAAAGccattgatatttatttaattggcaTGTTTTGCGTATatcttctattttttttattgtctaCGCCACtggcgtttgcttttgttgacacacatacattaaCAGCTCCTTAACGAGACACACGTACAGTCgctatattttgttgcagtcTATTTGCTGTGGCCTgcgtgcgtatgcgtaatatttacGCACAGCCGGCTTAATAAAGTCAAATTGCGACACTCGTTCGCTAATCAATAGTCATATCATTATCGTGATGCCACAGCAACACATGAGCTGTGGCAGCCATGAAACTAAAACTTTTGCGTGAGCTAGATTAAAGCTAAGagcaaacagaaattaaattagttcaGCAAGTTGGCTTAAGTTACTTGCAAGTGTCTGTGGCAGCCAAGCACTAATTAACTCAGGGGGCTGTCTCATATGTACTTAGAGCACTTTAAATTTAGTGCGCAGCGCTCTTTCGCTTTGgtttattaaaattagctacgttttgcgcttttctattttggcttttgggcAACTCAgtagccgcagccgcagccgcagatCTTATCAACTATTTGACACTTTGACTTTTTGTGCGGTCACataaactgaaactgaaactggtTGCGTCCACCCCATAAAAGTTTATGTTGTGAGGCTTACATAAAAAATGAGCTCATGTGCTGCatgttgtaatttattaaaatgatttcagtTTAATGCCAACACCCGCATCAAGTAAAGGGCAAATGGTTTTTGGTTGAGGCTCACCGGTCTGAGTGATTTGTGTTGTGATTCAAATGGAAGTGACGTTGAAAGCTAAGTGAGCTCTGAGCAAGAGTTTTCTGTCAAATTAtgcgctaattaaatttgctggcaCGTCTTCAGTTGGCCAACGTGCCGCTCGCTGTcctttagtttgtttaattaatgtaaaGAGCACAACATTGCCAAACTTAATTGACTTTTAAGTGCagcacaattttattttaacaagtCCAACAGTTTGTCGCCAATTTGAGTATGAGGCCAAGAGGCATTGTCtacaaatgtcaaatgcagAAATATGTTGAAACTTTCGGCTGCTgcttatgaaaaaaaaaagaaaaagaaaattaaaaaatttctatTGTTTTTTGGCAACTCAAAggctttagttttgctttgccaaaacaacaacaaagctgtacacaaaaaaaagagtaaaatACAACTCAGTCAACTGTCTAAACATCAAACTGTCCAATCAACGGAACGTGAGTACAAAACTTCCGTAGCTGCCCCCACATTTTCGGCTTTAACGCCGCGTTAAGCGCATtacgtcttttttttttttgctgtttttgtttgttgtgggCCCAACCTCATAATTTCAGtgtcttttatttgtttatggctAGCTGGGAAcaaagcttaaattgcaagcgtactgtaacaaaaaaaaattgtgtgcaaaaattccgagaaaaatatgaaagcaaagaaagcagAGCTAAGCGTCTAAGCGTCTGAGTATTAGTTAATTAGTTCACTTTAATGAAATCAACAGTTCATCACTTACAATGGGCGTATCTATAGTCATTAATCAATTCAAACCTTAATCGATTAGCGCGTGCTCTCGACgagctgcttgttgctttctTGTTGAACTCTGTGCACCCGCAGGTCTTAAAACGTTTTAATGAGgcgaaattttaattgcaaaacaattacGCAAAGTCTGACTGAGAAATACCTTCTGAAATATGGAAAGCCTTGTTGGCTCACTAAAACTAATTTGAGCTTTATtacaaaagtttgctgcagcactttatctttttttgttttacattcgGTAGGTAGTTTAATGAAAATGgataaataactaaacaaacGAGTGCAAAAGTATCGTTAAAATCcaaaagtcataaaaacaatcaaataataaaatacgtGGACGCCCCCCAAGTGGGCAGCGCtaacgtattttttttttgttaagcaattatGGCTTAGAATAGAATTTATGGCCAGCGCCATTGAGC encodes:
- the LOC108601283 gene encoding endothelin-converting enzyme 2, which translates into the protein MSTAAWQTGNRIWSTGNTNNGFLDENLQPQPRTALQRLQTPANRQLLSAHLGADGEAAASNGHAVSAESKTFYQSHLIGVQSKFRRTYYRPKVAVAALLALVILLIIAIIVISLMFKKNVAICRSKECIRTAASLIYAMDEQTDPCEDFYKFTCGRWPEQHPRPDSATSNDWFRERQAHIMRVVRSFLQSNISSAEPEAVGMAKTAYNACMNTEMLDELQLAPLLRYMQVFKLNVLPATLNLTLSSASKYANEAANLSYNWLDSVAAIKRHLSVDLIVGFDVFPDPLNRSLNRIALGTPETDSAFPFNSDDSHKLLRRVQRKTIFMQHSDENDEDDNHVTQEEDESKQTSEGMSAYALYVRKILEKYLLYVDPEVNQEEATLGITELVKQAVKVAQKIHTLKEEAENITKPSKNPVEDIVYVTLLDLQNQTDKRIAPQSMPIWQRYMQLMLAGTKHAAPANIITSQADIYYLQSIVEFLQETPAAHIESYLWLSTLEELVLHTTSDMRLLHAEYMRLVIGTEGSTPRSLYCAHGVNSLFGMAVSYVLADERFTSETLPRVKRMLSDIRRSFDKLVHSTSWMDARTKQQTMLKSAEMRTFIGFPEWLTNDTALNDYYAGVQVNASTHLDNLMGFVHWQMMGKINNMDQPEPIGWATAPSNVNAFHTFQSNAITVPIAILQYPFYGLGLEAMNYGSIGTILGHELTHGFDDSGRRFDRAGNMVEWWSNSTINEYVNRTECFVDQYSHYYLPDIGEYIDGELTLGENIADNGGMREAYHAYRLYTKEMGKEQLKLPGLEHYTHEQLFFIAFGNLWCESYTPAASRFALEDSHCPGQIRLKGVLSNSEEFARTFKCARGTVMNPQQPKCRIW